In Candidatus Methanomethylicota archaeon, one genomic interval encodes:
- a CDS encoding radical SAM protein, translating into MKIGEVYCRTVLSRSSLYDIDYSINPYVGCEHACRYCYSPFYVGRRFSGLSWGDYVYVKINAPRILSRELKRNPVGSVLISSITDPYQPLEGKFMVTRRLLELLVKSSLEIYILTKSPLVVRDLDVILRLKNAHVGFSFTNLDESLRVKFEPKAPSITDRLRALRDICTSGVKSYAFIAPFMPINKDLAYNLMDELSSIGVDYVVVDKFNIHGNPHELINKLSPLLHEELIKQFEEILLHNYSYLRFYNSLKDDLTRYAKQINLNLYFSY; encoded by the coding sequence TTGAAGATTGGAGAAGTTTATTGTAGAACTGTTTTGAGTAGGAGTTCACTTTATGATATTGATTACTCGATAAACCCCTATGTTGGCTGTGAACATGCATGTAGGTATTGTTATTCCCCATTTTATGTTGGTCGTAGGTTTAGTGGGTTGAGTTGGGGGGATTATGTTTATGTTAAAATTAATGCTCCAAGGATATTGTCTAGGGAATTGAAGCGTAATCCTGTGGGGAGTGTTCTCATTAGTAGTATTACAGATCCATATCAGCCTCTTGAGGGGAAGTTTATGGTAACACGTAGATTGCTTGAATTGCTTGTTAAGAGTAGCTTGGAAATCTATATCTTAACCAAGTCTCCACTTGTGGTTAGGGATTTGGATGTTATATTGAGGCTTAAGAATGCTCATGTTGGTTTCTCATTCACAAATCTAGATGAATCGTTGAGGGTTAAATTTGAGCCTAAAGCTCCATCAATTACTGATAGACTTCGAGCCTTAAGGGATATATGTACTTCTGGGGTTAAATCTTATGCTTTCATAGCACCTTTCATGCCTATAAATAAGGATTTAGCTTACAATTTAATGGATGAACTTTCCTCCATTGGAGTGGATTACGTTGTTGTTGATAAATTTAACATTCATGGAAACCCCCATGAACTCATAAATAAATTGTCACCTCTCTTGCATGAAGAATTGATCAAGCAATTTGAGGAAATACTATTACATAATTATAGTTATTTAAGGTTTTACAATTCGTTGAAGGATGATTTAACTAGGTATGCTAAGCAAATCAATTTGAACTTATACTTCTCATATTGA
- a CDS encoding OPT/YSL family transporter: protein MVREFGGLTFRSIVLSIFLAVLFSFINGYLGINFGMGFGFGAVAVAIAYAFFHKLGGGSNRRELSIVLIASSSSMALYQTIGFIIYLMEKEGVVFPSWLAPSMNSIINRFIDFKSLIPPIIFFSIGTVVSCVGGLIFAYAFKDIFVSDRRMVWPHTAVVANLVDVCLRGGTHARIVGWSALIGFIVTFLQYLPLFWGYDFTTINLTPILPYGMIMALSLNLSFLTIGYIINADVSLSLMLSGMITYLILSPILASRGVFKPSIDPMVSYNSLLFAFSISPSLGILLLGGGLLSLLVFVRGFKSRGNVKSDDGRIGYLQLYKILLYFLLRNKRFLTVFLATFSSSLVMAWVLNPLAPLPPYVFTIFVAYMFLLGGFIECITMARMSGETGMSMGMMGILLYDLPMFSFGYRDYPAYLTSGFFKPVSGIIEGTVSYYKYADKFDVSWSDIIKAKIIGWIPTFISSIILVLVLWIYLGFGTPLMPAISFIQLKAYYSMLVSGNISAVIDPVTFICGGILGALLELFTPISMFGVAMGMLLPPHYIIPMGIGGLIRWYTDRRFGKEFFRDKGSMVATGIMATSIITQVLMSIITKIF, encoded by the coding sequence ATGGTGCGTGAGTTTGGTGGTTTAACTTTTAGGTCAATTGTTTTAAGCATATTTTTAGCTGTGCTTTTTAGTTTCATAAATGGTTATCTTGGAATAAATTTTGGTATGGGTTTTGGTTTTGGGGCTGTTGCTGTTGCCATTGCATATGCATTCTTCCATAAATTGGGTGGGGGTTCTAATAGGCGGGAGCTATCTATAGTTTTGATTGCAAGTTCATCCAGTATGGCTCTCTATCAGACCATTGGCTTCATTATATATTTGATGGAGAAGGAGGGTGTTGTTTTTCCAAGTTGGCTTGCTCCATCAATGAATTCCATTATAAATAGATTTATTGATTTCAAATCCCTTATCCCGCCAATAATATTCTTCTCGATTGGAACTGTGGTATCCTGTGTGGGTGGATTGATTTTTGCATATGCTTTTAAAGATATCTTTGTATCTGATAGGCGTATGGTGTGGCCTCACACTGCTGTTGTAGCGAATCTTGTTGATGTATGCTTAAGGGGTGGCACTCATGCTAGGATAGTTGGTTGGTCTGCTTTAATTGGATTCATAGTAACATTCCTACAGTACTTACCATTATTTTGGGGTTATGATTTCACTACAATAAATCTAACTCCAATACTACCTTATGGTATGATCATGGCATTATCGCTTAATTTAAGCTTTTTAACTATTGGATATATAATTAATGCTGATGTATCTCTAAGTTTAATGCTTTCTGGGATGATAACTTACCTTATTTTATCACCAATTCTCGCTTCACGTGGAGTTTTTAAACCATCCATCGATCCCATGGTATCATATAATAGTCTCCTATTTGCTTTTTCCATATCTCCATCCCTTGGAATATTGTTGTTGGGTGGAGGCCTTCTCTCCTTGCTTGTTTTTGTTAGGGGCTTTAAATCTAGGGGTAATGTTAAATCTGATGATGGGAGGATTGGATACCTCCAACTATATAAGATCTTACTATACTTCCTTCTTCGTAACAAGCGTTTTCTAACAGTATTTTTAGCAACCTTCTCCTCATCTCTTGTTATGGCTTGGGTTTTGAATCCATTAGCCCCTCTACCTCCATATGTATTCACAATTTTCGTTGCTTACATGTTCCTTTTAGGAGGTTTTATCGAGTGTATAACTATGGCTAGGATGTCTGGTGAGACTGGTATGAGTATGGGTATGATGGGGATATTGCTCTATGATCTGCCAATGTTCAGTTTTGGTTATAGGGATTATCCCGCTTATCTAACTTCAGGATTCTTTAAACCTGTTTCTGGTATAATTGAGGGGACTGTTTCATATTATAAGTATGCTGATAAGTTTGATGTTTCATGGAGTGATATTATTAAGGCTAAGATTATAGGCTGGATTCCAACATTCATTTCAAGCATAATTCTAGTCTTGGTTTTATGGATTTATTTGGGTTTCGGGACTCCACTCATGCCAGCAATATCCTTCATACAGTTGAAGGCATATTACAGTATGCTTGTTAGTGGGAATATCTCTGCAGTGATCGATCCAGTCACATTTATTTGTGGAGGCATATTGGGCGCTTTACTGGAATTGTTCACCCCTATTTCCATGTTCGGGGTTGCCATGGGTATGCTGCTACCGCCACACTACATAATCCCCATGGGTATTGGTGGATTGATCAGGTGGTATACTGATAGGAGGTTTGGTAAGGAATTCTTTAGGGATAAGGGGAGTATGGTGGCCACTGGGATTATGGCAACTTCAATAATAACTCAAGTTTTAATGAGTATAATAACAAAAATTTTCTAA
- a CDS encoding D-aminoacylase gives MSNHIYEIAILNGIIVDGSGNPWFKANIAIEDGRISAISRHEYFNAERVIDASGLIVAPGFIDIHSHSDVTLLVDPLAESKVMQGVTLEVVGNCGSSAAPVIGDFAVKRMRRRLAEYNLNLEWSSVGEYLSFMERRGVSVNVAMLVGHGQIRSCVMGFEAREPTLSELEEMKLLLRDSLEDGAFGMSSGLVYAPGRFAKTDELVELCRVVAEYNGLYATHIRGERETIIEAVSEALYIAEKSGVRLQLSHHPPKIGAYGKSVETLKMIEDARGRGLDVACDFHPYTAGSTSLSALLPAWAQEGGFEKIIERLRDPVTRVKIREDMIREPIPGPGPCGLVKRGLWNMIFLSECNVNKDLIGKSFDEIAKLRGKDPFEAYFDILLEENLSGSIIGFYYDENDIRNVAVSPYSMVGSDGYALAPRGVLVREGGHPRSYSTFPMVIRKYVRGESRSELLYDRGDKIMSLETAIMKMTSLPASRLNIHDRGLIRVGFQADICIFDYNRISDLSTYYNPQVFPVGVEYVIVNGVIVVDRGRHTGAKPGKVLRHRKLFYKD, from the coding sequence ATGAGTAACCACATTTATGAAATTGCTATATTGAATGGTATTATTGTTGATGGTTCTGGTAATCCTTGGTTTAAAGCTAATATTGCAATTGAGGATGGGAGGATATCTGCTATATCACGCCATGAATATTTCAATGCTGAAAGGGTTATAGATGCAAGTGGATTAATAGTTGCTCCTGGATTCATTGATATCCACAGTCACTCAGATGTCACCCTACTTGTGGATCCTTTAGCTGAGAGTAAGGTTATGCAGGGGGTTACATTGGAGGTTGTGGGTAATTGTGGTAGTTCTGCAGCCCCTGTGATTGGCGATTTTGCTGTTAAGCGTATGCGGAGGAGACTTGCAGAGTACAATTTGAATCTTGAGTGGAGTAGTGTTGGGGAGTACCTCTCATTCATGGAGCGTAGAGGTGTTTCCGTTAATGTTGCAATGCTTGTGGGTCATGGGCAGATAAGATCTTGTGTTATGGGTTTTGAAGCCCGTGAACCAACTTTAAGTGAATTGGAGGAGATGAAGCTTCTATTAAGGGATTCACTTGAAGATGGAGCTTTTGGTATGTCTAGTGGTCTTGTATATGCCCCTGGAAGATTTGCTAAAACCGATGAACTTGTGGAGCTCTGCAGAGTTGTGGCTGAATATAATGGTTTATATGCCACGCACATTAGGGGGGAGCGTGAAACAATAATTGAAGCTGTTTCCGAAGCCTTATATATTGCTGAGAAATCTGGTGTTAGGCTTCAATTGTCGCATCATCCACCTAAGATTGGAGCTTACGGTAAGTCTGTGGAAACTTTAAAGATGATTGAAGATGCCCGTGGTAGGGGGTTGGATGTTGCATGTGACTTCCATCCTTACACTGCAGGTTCAACTAGTCTCAGTGCATTGCTTCCAGCATGGGCTCAGGAGGGTGGTTTCGAGAAGATTATTGAGAGGTTGAGGGATCCAGTTACCCGCGTTAAAATTAGGGAGGATATGATTAGGGAGCCTATTCCAGGTCCAGGGCCTTGTGGATTGGTTAAGAGGGGGTTGTGGAATATGATATTCTTGAGCGAATGTAATGTGAATAAAGATCTTATAGGTAAAAGTTTTGATGAAATTGCCAAATTGAGAGGTAAAGATCCGTTTGAAGCTTACTTCGATATACTATTGGAGGAGAATTTGAGTGGAAGTATCATTGGATTCTATTATGATGAGAATGATATTAGGAATGTTGCTGTAAGTCCATATTCCATGGTGGGATCAGATGGTTATGCTCTGGCGCCACGTGGGGTGTTGGTGAGGGAGGGTGGTCACCCGAGGAGTTACTCCACATTCCCAATGGTTATTAGGAAGTATGTTAGGGGTGAATCTAGGAGTGAGTTGCTTTATGATCGTGGTGATAAAATTATGAGTTTGGAAACGGCTATTATGAAGATGACCTCCCTACCTGCTTCTAGATTGAATATTCATGATAGGGGGCTTATAAGAGTTGGATTTCAAGCTGACATATGCATATTCGATTATAATAGGATTAGCGATCTATCCACCTACTATAATCCACAAGTATTCCCTGTGGGTGTGGAGTATGTTATTGTTAATGGTGTGATCGTTGTGGATAGGGGTAGGCATACTGGGGCGAAGCCTGGTAAGGTTTTGAGGCATAGGAAGCTATTCTATAAGGATTAA
- a CDS encoding aminopeptidase, translated as MSLEERVRRISGLIIGKLLNVKNGENLLIIADDKSEAIMVEALFKETISIGGTPIISIIPSNWKSHTTLPKPVQASLEYANVVIGLTRGTAAPSYDPEVTRLLREKRIRYMSMVLRSLDNFINGAALADYDEVYDYAKKLAKAMHGNRIRVKTKLGTNIEADMGGARIIIEAGFAINPGDSAAFSDGEVSFTPLEGTANGTVIVDGPIAYIGKPSEPLKLEVKNGRVSRVYGGREAEQLVYMMSKTQNLDNFAEFGIGVNRYARLNGDWQEEKKAYGNLHIALGDNIYYGGKVKCDIHMDMVIYKPTVEVDGRIIVDEGKLILIE; from the coding sequence ATGAGTTTAGAGGAGAGAGTTCGTAGAATATCAGGATTGATAATAGGTAAATTGTTGAATGTGAAGAATGGTGAAAATTTATTAATTATTGCAGATGATAAGTCTGAAGCAATTATGGTTGAAGCATTATTCAAGGAAACCATAAGCATTGGAGGGACACCAATAATTTCAATTATACCAAGCAACTGGAAATCGCATACCACACTCCCAAAACCAGTTCAAGCAAGTTTGGAATATGCAAATGTGGTTATTGGATTAACTAGGGGGACAGCTGCACCATCATACGATCCAGAAGTTACTAGATTACTTAGGGAGAAGAGGATTAGGTACATGTCCATGGTCTTAAGATCATTGGATAACTTCATAAATGGAGCTGCACTGGCAGATTACGATGAAGTCTACGATTATGCGAAGAAACTTGCAAAAGCCATGCATGGTAATAGGATAAGGGTGAAAACGAAGCTTGGAACCAATATAGAAGCAGATATGGGTGGAGCTAGAATTATAATTGAAGCTGGATTTGCAATAAATCCCGGAGATTCAGCTGCATTCTCAGATGGAGAAGTATCATTCACACCATTGGAGGGAACTGCAAATGGAACCGTAATTGTCGATGGCCCAATAGCATATATCGGTAAACCCAGTGAACCATTAAAATTAGAAGTGAAGAATGGGAGAGTTTCAAGGGTTTACGGTGGGAGGGAAGCAGAACAGCTGGTTTATATGATGAGTAAAACGCAAAACCTTGATAACTTTGCAGAATTCGGTATAGGAGTTAATAGATATGCAAGGCTAAATGGGGATTGGCAAGAGGAGAAGAAGGCTTATGGAAATTTGCACATAGCTTTAGGGGACAACATATATTATGGTGGGAAAGTGAAATGCGATATACATATGGATATGGTGATATACAAGCCAACTGTGGAAGTTGATGGTAGGATCATAGTTGATGAGGGAAAGTTAATCCTTATAGAATAG
- a CDS encoding PfkB family carbohydrate kinase, producing the protein MSSLLYVIGHLTIDEIMRGGRLIRRIGGTAYYSCISAKLLGWNCKLISKVGRDFPEDYLKHLNSIGLDISGVKFSDFPTTAFKLRYDDGKRFLSLKSRCEDIFIDDVREVVGDSIIHVGSVIGEVSPEIVDYISSRARMVSIDLQGFLRFFDSKGSIKLVKPIFMDELLGRVDVVHCDGVEASVATGIKDPVEAGMHMCNTYNVIVLLTLGGEGGYIFHDGEAYHIPSIVKHVVEETGAGDIYTSAFLYRYSSTGKLLESAIYASSVASVYVESGDLSMLRNIDLIISKMNGLRGYLRRVSS; encoded by the coding sequence TTGTCAAGTCTTCTCTACGTCATTGGGCATTTAACCATCGATGAAATTATGAGAGGGGGGAGGTTGATTAGGCGTATTGGTGGAACAGCATACTATTCATGTATATCAGCCAAGCTTTTAGGTTGGAACTGCAAATTGATATCCAAGGTTGGGAGGGATTTCCCAGAAGACTACTTGAAACATTTAAACTCGATTGGACTAGATATTTCCGGAGTTAAATTCTCAGATTTCCCAACAACAGCCTTCAAATTGAGGTATGATGATGGTAAGAGATTTTTATCCTTGAAAAGTAGATGTGAAGATATATTCATTGATGATGTCCGTGAAGTTGTTGGAGATTCAATAATCCATGTAGGTTCTGTGATTGGTGAAGTTTCTCCTGAAATTGTGGATTACATTTCCTCTAGAGCTAGAATGGTTTCCATAGATCTCCAAGGCTTTCTAAGATTCTTCGATTCAAAGGGTTCAATTAAACTTGTTAAACCAATCTTCATGGATGAATTGCTTGGTAGAGTTGATGTTGTCCACTGTGATGGTGTTGAAGCTTCTGTAGCCACTGGAATCAAAGATCCCGTGGAGGCTGGAATGCATATGTGCAATACATATAATGTGATCGTTTTACTCACTCTTGGTGGGGAGGGGGGCTATATATTTCATGATGGTGAAGCATATCATATACCGTCGATTGTTAAGCATGTTGTTGAAGAGACTGGTGCTGGAGACATATATACATCCGCATTCCTCTACAGATATTCTTCAACGGGAAAACTACTTGAATCCGCCATTTACGCTTCATCCGTAGCTTCTGTTTATGTTGAGTCTGGAGATTTATCTATGTTGAGGAATATTGATCTGATAATTTCTAAGATGAATGGTTTGCGGGGATATTTGAGACGGGTGTCCTCATAG
- the nikR gene encoding nickel-responsive transcriptional regulator NikR: protein MTVISITIPNDLLKKFDEYMKTRGYYSRSEAFRDAIRNLMAEAEIAKMEGGRVITTIMITYDYERRDVDMKLSEVRHEFDDIIIENIHRHIDHKYCLEMFIAEGENDKILKLIGRIRGMRGIQQVKSIIITL from the coding sequence TTGACTGTAATAAGCATAACAATACCCAACGACCTACTCAAAAAATTTGACGAATACATGAAGACTAGGGGGTACTATAGTAGATCAGAAGCATTTAGAGATGCCATTAGAAACTTAATGGCGGAAGCAGAAATAGCGAAGATGGAGGGAGGGAGAGTTATAACTACAATAATGATAACATATGATTATGAAAGGAGAGATGTGGATATGAAGCTAAGTGAAGTTAGACATGAATTCGATGACATAATAATAGAGAATATACATAGACATATAGATCACAAATATTGTTTAGAAATGTTCATTGCTGAAGGGGAAAACGACAAAATACTCAAATTGATTGGGAGAATTAGAGGGATGAGGGGGATACAGCAAGTAAAATCAATAATAATAACACTATGA
- a CDS encoding cation-translocating P-type ATPase: MREDGGHGLLEFEGVFWIIVFASLLLTMVLSGVLDLFFGGGPLIYIPFSSVALPLNQFITCLIIVLVSFYIGLVGLKELLYDRRFSVEFLMAMAAVGALYLGLFLEAVIVLALYSLSEFLEGYIEDKARETVKSISSLIPDRARVIFDGSETYMDVKSVLPGMVILVKPGERVALDGVVVEGGSLIDLSLVTGESNPVSVNSGDRVYAGALNIGGVIKVLVDRGVEETLVSRIVKLVMDARGRKASINRFIDRFSKYYVPLIISFALLVIIVGPRLIGGSLESWIYKSLILIVLSCPSAFIISIPATIFTAITVAAKRGAIVKGGIYLENLSKIRAVLLDKTGTLTYGFPSIHKIRAVNESDDKILMYAASLERFSNHPIAKAIVNGAFARGLDIAKLNVRDVKEFPGMGVIGYVEGDEILVGNMDLMKQYSCVCDDMDSLLLDDDHTSIYVAINRKIKASICFVDEIRSDAVRVVDFLKRLGMKVVLLTGDKGDVAINVAKTVGVDEVYYELLPEDKLDIIMKMKSMYGFVSMVGDGVNDAPALAASDVGIAIGGSVDLASESADVILVKNSLTLIPYLILLSRKTMAIAKQNIVFTIGVKLTLAILGVIGVIPLWFAVAIGDDGITLLALLNILRIIKVGSMIA; this comes from the coding sequence ATGCGTGAAGATGGTGGTCATGGATTATTGGAGTTTGAAGGGGTATTTTGGATTATAGTTTTTGCATCATTATTGTTGACAATGGTTTTATCGGGGGTTTTGGATTTATTTTTCGGTGGAGGTCCACTAATTTATATTCCATTTTCATCAGTAGCTTTGCCATTAAATCAGTTCATAACTTGTTTAATTATCGTTCTTGTGAGCTTCTATATTGGTTTAGTGGGGTTGAAGGAGTTACTTTATGATAGGAGATTTTCCGTTGAATTTTTGATGGCTATGGCTGCTGTTGGTGCATTATATTTGGGTTTATTCCTTGAAGCGGTAATAGTTCTAGCTTTGTATTCCCTATCGGAGTTTCTTGAAGGTTATATTGAAGATAAGGCTCGCGAGACTGTTAAAAGCATTTCTAGCCTGATACCAGATAGGGCAAGGGTTATCTTTGATGGTTCTGAAACATATATGGATGTTAAATCTGTATTGCCAGGTATGGTTATCCTAGTTAAGCCTGGAGAGAGGGTGGCTCTTGATGGAGTTGTGGTGGAGGGTGGTTCGCTAATAGATTTATCACTAGTTACTGGTGAGTCTAATCCTGTTTCGGTGAATTCTGGTGATAGGGTTTATGCTGGTGCATTGAATATTGGTGGTGTTATAAAGGTTCTTGTTGATAGAGGTGTTGAGGAAACTCTAGTTTCTAGAATAGTTAAGTTGGTTATGGATGCTAGGGGGAGGAAGGCTTCCATAAACAGATTTATTGATAGATTTTCCAAATATTATGTTCCTCTAATAATTTCCTTTGCATTACTTGTAATTATAGTTGGGCCGAGACTCATTGGAGGTTCATTGGAGTCTTGGATATACAAATCCCTTATTTTAATAGTTCTTTCATGTCCAAGTGCTTTCATTATATCCATTCCAGCAACAATATTTACAGCTATAACTGTTGCAGCTAAGAGGGGGGCTATAGTTAAAGGTGGAATTTATTTGGAGAATTTAAGCAAAATCAGAGCTGTACTTTTAGACAAGACAGGAACTTTAACGTATGGTTTTCCATCCATTCATAAGATTAGAGCTGTAAATGAATCTGATGATAAAATACTCATGTATGCTGCTTCTCTTGAAAGATTTTCTAATCATCCAATAGCTAAAGCGATCGTTAATGGAGCTTTTGCAAGAGGGCTGGATATCGCTAAACTTAATGTTAGGGATGTAAAGGAATTTCCAGGTATGGGTGTGATTGGATATGTTGAAGGTGATGAAATTCTTGTTGGAAATATGGATCTAATGAAACAATATTCCTGTGTATGTGATGATATGGATAGTCTGTTATTGGATGATGATCATACATCAATATATGTGGCAATTAACCGTAAAATTAAAGCTTCAATATGTTTTGTTGATGAAATACGTAGTGACGCTGTTAGAGTTGTAGATTTTCTGAAACGTTTGGGTATGAAAGTCGTTTTATTAACTGGTGATAAAGGGGATGTGGCAATTAATGTGGCTAAAACCGTTGGTGTAGATGAAGTTTATTATGAATTACTACCTGAAGATAAACTTGACATAATTATGAAGATGAAATCGATGTATGGTTTTGTCTCCATGGTTGGTGATGGAGTTAATGATGCCCCTGCCCTTGCAGCATCAGATGTTGGTATAGCTATTGGTGGAAGCGTTGATTTAGCTTCAGAATCAGCTGATGTAATTCTTGTCAAAAATAGTTTAACCCTCATACCCTACTTAATTCTCCTAAGCCGCAAAACCATGGCTATTGCTAAGCAAAACATTGTGTTCACTATAGGTGTTAAATTGACTTTGGCAATACTTGGAGTTATTGGTGTAATACCACTATGGTTTGCTGTAGCTATTGGTGATGATGGCATAACTTTACTTGCATTGTTGAACATTCTTAGAATAATTAAAGTTGGAAGTATGATTGCTTAA
- a CDS encoding YbjQ family protein, giving the protein MRIMSSGFDDVFNSLFDIYSRKYPHNPSGTLNFHISKLCAEKGVSRVEAFIRIAYQNGIKVGEVEKLVSSGKSLDEAIRIASSNLSWWNKLIDEGLRVAAPPKSPEELELEEFLKSCEAKMRGVLLATTPTIPGYRIVEVLGPVYGLTIRSRGVGGRLAASLEALMGGELTALTHEFEKARAEALLRLVDKARRLGANAVIGLDFETSDLFAGIAIAFSVYGTAVKVEREK; this is encoded by the coding sequence ATGAGGATTATGTCTAGTGGTTTTGATGATGTCTTCAATAGCTTATTTGACATTTATAGTAGAAAGTATCCTCATAATCCGAGTGGAACTCTAAATTTCCACATAAGTAAGCTTTGTGCTGAGAAGGGGGTCAGTAGGGTTGAAGCTTTCATTAGGATTGCATATCAAAATGGAATTAAGGTTGGTGAAGTGGAGAAGCTGGTTTCCTCAGGTAAATCTCTTGATGAAGCTATAAGGATTGCTTCATCAAATCTTTCTTGGTGGAATAAGTTGATTGATGAGGGTTTGAGGGTTGCAGCTCCGCCCAAAAGTCCTGAGGAGCTTGAGTTGGAGGAGTTTTTGAAGAGTTGTGAAGCTAAAATGCGGGGAGTACTTCTTGCAACAACACCCACGATTCCAGGTTATAGGATTGTTGAGGTTTTGGGTCCAGTTTATGGTTTAACTATTAGGAGTAGGGGGGTTGGTGGTAGGCTTGCAGCATCCTTGGAGGCTTTGATGGGTGGCGAGCTTACAGCGTTAACCCATGAGTTTGAGAAGGCTAGGGCTGAGGCACTCCTTAGACTTGTGGATAAAGCTAGGAGGCTTGGAGCCAATGCAGTTATTGGATTAGATTTCGAAACCAGCGATCTCTTCGCTGGTATAGCCATAGCATTTTCAGTTTATGGTACTGCTGTAAAGGTTGAGAGGGAGAAGTAG
- a CDS encoding ZIP family metal transporter has translation MSIELAYSIISVSIVSIASLVGILALSIREETLHKVLFIFLGFSGGAILGSALLDLLPESIKLISEIGNEFNVFIYITIGFLTFFFIDRYVYWYHGHGHKNEIEDECKMRRNVELKSLRALNLIGDAIHNFIDGMVISVSYLYSIPLGITTTIAVLFHEIPQEIGDIGLLIYSGLKTTKALILNFISALTAFMGIFIVQITSLKIENVNTILLPIACGGFIYLAASEIIPEMQREKDFAKGVVQFILFIMGIAIIFIIGLIFE, from the coding sequence ATGAGCATTGAACTAGCATACTCGATAATATCGGTATCGATTGTTAGCATAGCATCACTTGTTGGCATATTAGCATTATCCATAAGGGAAGAAACACTACATAAAGTGTTGTTCATATTCCTTGGATTTAGTGGTGGAGCAATACTAGGTTCAGCCCTCCTAGATCTACTCCCAGAATCCATTAAACTAATTAGTGAAATTGGAAATGAATTTAACGTATTCATCTATATAACTATTGGATTCTTGACATTCTTCTTCATAGACAGATACGTTTATTGGTATCATGGCCATGGACATAAAAACGAGATTGAAGATGAATGTAAGATGAGAAGAAATGTTGAATTAAAAAGTCTAAGAGCACTTAACTTAATTGGAGACGCCATACACAATTTTATTGATGGAATGGTGATTTCAGTATCATACCTATATTCAATACCACTTGGAATAACGACAACAATTGCAGTACTCTTCCATGAAATACCGCAAGAAATTGGAGATATTGGGCTACTAATTTACAGTGGATTAAAAACAACAAAAGCATTAATCTTAAACTTCATCTCAGCTTTAACAGCATTTATGGGTATATTTATAGTTCAAATAACTTCATTAAAAATTGAAAACGTTAATACAATTTTACTACCAATAGCTTGTGGAGGTTTCATTTATCTAGCAGCTTCAGAAATTATACCTGAAATGCAAAGAGAGAAAGATTTTGCAAAGGGGGTTGTACAATTTATCCTATTCATAATGGGTATAGCGATAATATTTATTATAGGTCTCATCTTCGAATAA